In Propionicimonas paludicola, a single window of DNA contains:
- a CDS encoding peroxiredoxin: MAELTSGDLAPDFTLVDADQRPVSLSDFAGSRVILYFYPAAMTPGCSLEAVDFNAAMTDLAAAGYQVVGISPDQPAKLDTFRSKESLGFPLLSDPERTVLDAYGAYGTKMLYGKQVSGVIRSTFVIDVDANGAGTIELAQYNVRATGHVARLRRELGV; encoded by the coding sequence ATGGCTGAACTGACCTCGGGAGATCTCGCTCCGGACTTCACTCTCGTCGATGCCGATCAGCGACCGGTGTCGCTGTCGGACTTCGCCGGAAGCCGGGTGATCTTGTACTTCTATCCGGCCGCGATGACCCCCGGCTGCTCGCTGGAGGCGGTCGACTTCAACGCTGCCATGACCGACCTGGCGGCCGCCGGCTACCAGGTGGTGGGCATCTCCCCCGACCAGCCGGCCAAGCTCGACACCTTCCGATCAAAGGAGAGCCTGGGCTTCCCGCTGCTCTCCGATCCGGAGCGGACCGTCCTGGACGCCTACGGCGCCTACGGGACGAAGATGCTCTACGGCAAGCAGGTGTCCGGAGTGATCCGGTCCACCTTCGTGATCGATGTGGATGCCAACGGGGCGGGCACCATCGAACTGGCCCAGTACAACGTCCGCGCTACCGGGCACGTGGCCCGGCTGCGCCGCGAACTGGGCGTATAA
- a CDS encoding ABC transporter substrate-binding protein yields the protein MTRALVAAASATALLTLAACSTAATPSASGPASGTTSAAVDDKCAAYKDYGDLKGKTISVFTSIASDSEAKPHTDSYKPFEECTGATIKYEGSRDFEAQLPVRLKAGNAPDIAYIPQPGLLATLVKDYPGKVFPAGDLATKNVETYYDPAWKTYGSVDGKFYAVPVGANVKSFVWYSPKAFADKGYQVPTTWDELIALSDKIVADNPDSDVKPWCAGIESGGATGWPATDWVEDVMLRVNGTDVYDQWVNHSIAFNDPKVVAAIDKVGTILKNDKYVNGGYGNVKTIATTSFTEAGNPILDGQCFMHRQASFYQANWPKGTKVGEDGDVWAFYFPSMSADSKPVLGGGEFAAAFSDRPEVQAFQAYLASPEWSNAKADATPNGGWLSANKKLDANKLVQPVDKLSYQILTDPKATFRFDGSDLMPGAVGAGSFWTGMTDWINGKSTQEVADAIEKSWPKK from the coding sequence GTGACACGCGCTCTGGTCGCCGCCGCTTCCGCAACCGCCCTGCTCACCCTTGCTGCTTGCAGCACCGCCGCGACGCCGTCCGCGTCGGGGCCGGCCTCGGGTACGACCAGCGCTGCTGTTGACGACAAGTGCGCGGCCTACAAGGACTACGGCGATCTGAAGGGCAAGACCATCTCGGTCTTCACCTCGATTGCGAGCGACTCCGAGGCCAAGCCGCACACCGACTCCTACAAGCCGTTCGAGGAGTGCACCGGTGCCACCATCAAGTACGAGGGCTCCCGTGACTTCGAGGCGCAGCTGCCGGTTCGTCTGAAGGCCGGCAATGCCCCGGACATCGCCTACATCCCGCAGCCCGGTCTGCTGGCCACCCTGGTCAAGGACTACCCGGGCAAGGTGTTCCCGGCCGGCGATCTGGCCACCAAGAACGTCGAGACTTACTACGACCCGGCCTGGAAGACCTACGGCTCGGTGGACGGCAAGTTCTACGCGGTGCCGGTGGGCGCCAACGTGAAGTCGTTCGTGTGGTACTCCCCGAAGGCCTTCGCCGACAAGGGCTACCAGGTGCCGACCACCTGGGACGAGCTGATCGCTCTGTCCGACAAGATCGTTGCCGACAACCCTGACAGCGACGTCAAGCCGTGGTGCGCGGGCATCGAGTCCGGTGGCGCGACCGGTTGGCCGGCCACTGACTGGGTGGAGGACGTCATGCTGCGCGTGAACGGCACCGATGTCTACGATCAGTGGGTCAACCACTCGATCGCCTTCAACGATCCCAAGGTCGTTGCGGCAATCGACAAGGTCGGCACCATCTTGAAGAACGACAAGTACGTCAACGGTGGCTACGGCAACGTCAAGACCATCGCGACCACGTCGTTCACCGAGGCCGGTAACCCGATCCTTGATGGCCAGTGCTTCATGCACCGCCAGGCGTCCTTCTACCAGGCCAACTGGCCCAAGGGCACCAAGGTCGGCGAGGACGGCGACGTGTGGGCGTTCTACTTCCCGAGCATGAGCGCCGATTCCAAGCCGGTTCTGGGTGGCGGCGAGTTCGCGGCAGCGTTCTCCGATCGTCCCGAGGTCCAGGCCTTCCAGGCCTACCTGGCCAGCCCCGAGTGGAGCAACGCCAAGGCTGACGCCACCCCCAACGGTGGCTGGCTCTCGGCCAACAAGAAGCTCGACGCCAACAAGCTGGTTCAGCCGGTCGACAAGCTGTCCTACCAGATCCTGACCGACCCGAAGGCCACCTTCCGGTTCGACGGTTCCGACCTGATGCCGGGTGCGGTTGGTGCGGGTTCGTTCTGGACCGGCATGACCGACTGGATCAATGGCAAGAGCACCCAGGAGGTTGCTGACGCCATCGAGAAGTCCTGGCCGAAGAAGTAA
- a CDS encoding carbohydrate ABC transporter permease — MMWLLKPESIPEKLLVMVLAIALFALVMGFVLAVVDRPRLPKWIPVTGYLGPSLLLITFGLLWPGVITIRNSFYDRRGQDFVGLENYAIIFTDSGFLTVLLNTFWWVLLVPSIATALGLVYAVLVDRSRFEKFAKTLIFLPMAISMVGASIIWKFVYEFRDPGVKGTRPQVGLLNQIVVWLGGTPQQWMTNPPLNTFMLIIVMIWIQAGFAMTVLSAAIKAIPDETIEAANVDGATGLRLFFWVTVPSVRPAIIVVLTTIAMGTLKAFDVVKTMTGGNFGTSVIANEFYTQSFGRNGENIGNALAVLLFLIITPIIIYNLRQMRISEGER, encoded by the coding sequence ATGATGTGGCTGCTCAAGCCCGAGTCGATTCCCGAGAAGCTGCTGGTCATGGTCTTGGCGATCGCGCTTTTCGCGCTCGTCATGGGCTTCGTCCTGGCGGTAGTGGATCGTCCGCGCTTGCCCAAGTGGATCCCGGTCACCGGGTACTTGGGCCCCTCCCTGCTCTTGATCACCTTCGGCTTGCTGTGGCCGGGCGTCATCACCATTCGCAACTCCTTCTATGACCGGCGCGGACAGGACTTCGTCGGTCTGGAGAACTACGCGATCATCTTCACCGACTCCGGCTTCCTGACCGTCCTGCTGAACACGTTCTGGTGGGTGCTGCTGGTGCCCAGCATCGCCACTGCCCTCGGCTTGGTCTACGCAGTGTTGGTGGATCGCTCCCGGTTCGAGAAGTTCGCGAAGACGCTGATCTTCCTGCCGATGGCGATCTCCATGGTGGGTGCCTCGATCATCTGGAAGTTCGTCTACGAGTTCCGCGATCCCGGCGTGAAGGGCACTCGGCCGCAGGTCGGTCTGCTCAACCAGATTGTGGTCTGGCTGGGCGGAACCCCCCAGCAGTGGATGACCAACCCGCCACTGAACACTTTCATGCTGATCATCGTGATGATCTGGATCCAGGCCGGCTTCGCCATGACAGTGCTGTCAGCGGCAATCAAGGCCATCCCGGACGAGACCATCGAGGCTGCCAACGTCGACGGCGCCACCGGCCTGCGACTGTTCTTCTGGGTGACCGTACCCAGCGTCCGTCCGGCCATCATCGTGGTGCTCACCACGATCGCCATGGGAACCCTGAAGGCATTCGATGTGGTGAAGACGATGACCGGTGGCAACTTCGGTACGTCGGTCATCGCCAACGAGTTCTACACCCAGAGCTTCGGCCGCAACGGTGAGAACATCGGCAATGCGCTGGCGGTGCTCCTGTTCTTGATCATCACGCCGATCATCATCTACAACCTTCGGCAAATGCGGATTTCGGAGGGGGAGCGATGA
- a CDS encoding carbohydrate ABC transporter permease has product MSDDTRVEAQRKLTRKEQRQIDAKNRLSSPAASVIAILVAILWTTPTAGLLVTSFRQPLDISRSGWWTAVSNPDFSMKAFGEAIAQNPLNFSSSGWLMPFTDPHFSLDNYAEALDTHNLGMSFVNSFIITIPAVIIPIILALLAAYAFAWIDFKGRNILFAFVFSLQVVPIQVTLVPLLGQYTAWHLQNTLWTLWLSHTIFGLPLAIYLLHNFMKEIPRSLIEAARVDGAGHVRVFFQVLLPLLVPAIASFGIFQFLWVWNDLLVSLTFAAAEDAPITRIINEMVGSFGSKWYLLSAGAFISMAVPVVVFLALQRYFVRGLLAGGVKG; this is encoded by the coding sequence ATGAGCGACGACACTCGCGTCGAGGCGCAGCGAAAGCTGACCCGCAAGGAGCAGCGTCAGATCGACGCCAAGAACCGGCTCAGTTCACCGGCCGCATCGGTGATTGCGATCCTGGTCGCGATCCTGTGGACCACGCCCACTGCCGGGCTTCTGGTGACCTCATTCCGCCAGCCGCTGGACATCAGCCGCTCGGGCTGGTGGACGGCGGTTTCCAACCCGGACTTCAGCATGAAGGCCTTCGGTGAGGCAATCGCACAGAATCCGCTGAACTTCAGCAGTTCGGGCTGGTTGATGCCGTTCACCGACCCGCACTTCTCGCTGGACAACTACGCCGAAGCGTTGGATACCCACAACCTGGGGATGTCCTTCGTGAACTCCTTCATCATCACGATTCCGGCGGTGATCATCCCGATCATCCTGGCTCTATTGGCTGCCTACGCCTTCGCCTGGATCGACTTCAAGGGGCGCAACATCCTGTTCGCCTTCGTGTTCTCACTCCAGGTGGTGCCGATCCAGGTGACCTTGGTGCCGCTGCTCGGCCAGTACACGGCCTGGCACCTGCAGAACACCTTGTGGACGTTGTGGCTCTCGCACACGATCTTCGGCCTGCCGCTGGCGATCTACCTGCTACACAACTTCATGAAGGAGATCCCGCGCTCGCTGATCGAGGCGGCCCGGGTGGACGGGGCTGGACACGTCCGGGTCTTCTTCCAGGTGCTGTTGCCGCTGCTGGTACCGGCTATTGCCTCGTTCGGCATCTTCCAGTTCCTCTGGGTCTGGAACGATCTGCTGGTCTCGCTGACCTTCGCTGCCGCCGAAGATGCTCCGATCACTCGGATCATCAACGAGATGGTGGGCAGCTTCGGCAGCAAGTGGTACCTGTTGTCGGCTGGCGCATTCATCTCGATGGCGGTCCCGGTGGTCGTCTTCCTGGCATTGCAGCGCTACTTCGTCCGCGGCCTGCTGGCCGGTGGCGTGAAGGGCTGA
- a CDS encoding DUF3618 domain-containing protein produces MTEIRSKEAIEADIAAARDHLAETVQDLFVQLHPKAIVSNAVADVKALGSAQVAAAKQELTNEDGSLRVERVALIGAAVAGSIAFFAVVRSLLRR; encoded by the coding sequence ATGACTGAGATCAGGAGCAAGGAGGCCATCGAGGCCGACATTGCCGCGGCCCGCGATCACCTCGCCGAAACCGTGCAGGATCTGTTCGTCCAGCTGCATCCGAAGGCGATCGTGTCCAATGCCGTCGCCGACGTGAAGGCCCTCGGCTCGGCCCAGGTGGCCGCCGCCAAGCAGGAGCTGACCAATGAGGACGGCTCGCTGCGAGTGGAGCGGGTAGCCCTGATCGGTGCGGCCGTAGCCGGCTCGATCGCCTTCTTCGCGGTCGTCCGCTCGCTGTTGCGTCGCTGA
- a CDS encoding helix-turn-helix transcriptional regulator — protein sequence MAEYWTTAEAAEFAHHAPGTLEYWRGQGKGPQFVKLPSGRVLYRAADVVAWMEGEVQHFAAHELAAWTGAAA from the coding sequence ATGGCTGAGTACTGGACTACCGCGGAGGCGGCGGAGTTCGCACACCACGCGCCCGGGACGCTGGAGTACTGGCGGGGGCAGGGCAAGGGGCCGCAGTTTGTGAAGCTCCCGAGTGGTCGCGTGCTCTATCGGGCGGCCGACGTGGTGGCGTGGATGGAGGGGGAGGTCCAGCATTTCGCGGCCCATGAGTTGGCCGCGTGGACCGGGGCGGCGGCGTGA
- a CDS encoding DUF3631 domain-containing protein translates to MADERLPAYLHKCVDCDGLAQEWSYDHADPDERYAADRANYGAAYSLDTGHYQPRCKSCHVRWDKMYARQRRGESQPVPTGFAPRRFAPEATWEIRAFARRALGLPDDPLSDVREMLGHFVSAQTDEDLDTVALWIAATHLGAHGVGHAIPRLAIVAPSYGAGKSTLLRFVARLSHRGEVIGSTVTNSTITRIAQDEGYSTLCFDEADKTLRPENEGATAILNAGWERGATARLTVPVGQDWRATKVDVFMPVAFAGNGVRLAPDTEERTLTVRLVRSEDTPEVDWVEHLSGVDDRLRARLAAWAMDAASQRLVRKPPAPGLAARDRDRWSIMLSAAHAAGGRWLATAGRLALVDRDRRKAETDASDLPPNEQLMWDVWAIWPSGHNRMSSKALVDALAAHNPSLWGVPSGRPLTAKALSGKLKRFYGITPTRWGSDGERSRGYCLADMARAWKLVGVPDNSEMPGDSGP, encoded by the coding sequence GTGGCCGACGAGCGTCTGCCTGCCTACCTACACAAGTGCGTGGACTGCGATGGGCTGGCCCAGGAGTGGAGTTACGACCACGCGGACCCTGACGAGCGCTACGCGGCCGATAGGGCGAACTACGGCGCGGCCTACTCGCTGGACACCGGGCACTACCAGCCACGCTGCAAGTCCTGCCATGTGAGGTGGGACAAGATGTACGCCCGGCAGCGGCGGGGCGAGTCGCAGCCGGTGCCGACCGGGTTCGCTCCACGACGTTTTGCCCCGGAGGCGACTTGGGAGATCAGGGCGTTCGCACGGCGGGCGCTGGGGTTGCCGGATGATCCGCTCTCGGATGTTCGCGAGATGCTCGGGCACTTCGTGTCTGCCCAGACTGATGAGGATTTGGACACGGTGGCCCTGTGGATTGCGGCCACGCACTTGGGTGCCCATGGGGTGGGGCATGCGATTCCGAGGCTGGCCATCGTGGCCCCGTCCTACGGTGCTGGTAAGTCGACTCTGCTCAGGTTCGTGGCCCGGCTGTCGCATCGCGGCGAGGTGATCGGCAGCACAGTCACCAACTCCACGATTACCCGCATCGCGCAGGATGAGGGCTACTCCACGCTGTGTTTCGACGAGGCAGACAAGACTCTGCGACCGGAGAACGAGGGAGCTACCGCAATCCTCAACGCGGGCTGGGAGCGTGGGGCCACTGCGAGGTTGACGGTGCCGGTCGGGCAGGACTGGCGAGCAACCAAGGTTGATGTGTTCATGCCGGTGGCGTTCGCGGGCAATGGCGTGCGCCTCGCTCCGGATACCGAGGAACGCACCCTCACCGTGCGACTGGTCCGGTCAGAAGACACCCCGGAGGTTGACTGGGTTGAGCACCTGAGCGGCGTGGATGACCGGCTTCGCGCCCGGCTGGCGGCATGGGCGATGGACGCGGCTAGTCAGAGGCTCGTCAGGAAGCCACCAGCGCCGGGCCTGGCCGCTCGTGACCGTGATCGCTGGTCGATCATGCTCTCCGCAGCCCACGCCGCAGGCGGCCGGTGGCTTGCCACGGCTGGACGCCTCGCCCTGGTTGACCGTGACCGCCGCAAGGCTGAGACCGATGCCTCCGACCTGCCGCCCAATGAGCAACTCATGTGGGACGTGTGGGCCATCTGGCCTTCCGGGCATAACCGGATGTCGAGCAAGGCACTGGTCGATGCGCTGGCTGCGCATAACCCGAGCCTGTGGGGCGTGCCGTCCGGTAGACCCCTCACGGCAAAGGCCTTGTCCGGGAAGCTGAAGCGCTTCTACGGGATCACACCAACCCGCTGGGGCTCCGATGGTGAGCGATCGCGTGGCTACTGCCTGGCCGACATGGCCCGAGCATGGAAGCTTGTCGGAGTGCCCGACAACAGTGAAATGCCGGGCGATAGCGGCCCGTAG